From the genome of Thermoflexus hugenholtzii, one region includes:
- a CDS encoding alpha/beta fold hydrolase, whose amino-acid sequence MRMPHLEGIRCEQIHTPRLTFHVLFAGPPDGEPVVFLHGNVSSATFWEETMLALPPDFQAIAPDLRGYGESERRPVDATRGLRDFSDDVHALVETMGLARFHLVGHSMGGGIAMQYAIDHAERIFSLTLVDPLSPYGFGGTKDPEGTPCWPDYAGSGGGTANPEFVRRLAAGDRSDESDFSPRRVLRAFYGKAPFLHPREDILVESMVRTAVGEENYPGDFQISANWPGIAPGTRGVNNAMSPKYCNLSALAAIDPKPPILWIRGAEDVIVSDHSLFDFGYLGSIGLVPGWPGEAIYPPQPMVAQTRRVLERYEAAGGRYQEEEIPEAGHTPYLERPEVFQEILHAWLRR is encoded by the coding sequence ATGCGAATGCCCCATCTGGAAGGGATCCGTTGTGAGCAGATCCATACCCCGCGCTTGACCTTCCACGTTCTCTTCGCTGGTCCGCCGGATGGCGAGCCGGTGGTCTTCCTCCACGGCAATGTCTCCTCCGCGACCTTCTGGGAGGAAACGATGCTCGCCCTGCCGCCCGACTTCCAGGCCATCGCCCCCGACCTGCGGGGCTATGGGGAATCGGAGCGGCGGCCGGTGGACGCCACGCGCGGGCTTCGGGATTTCAGCGACGACGTGCATGCGCTGGTAGAGACCATGGGCCTGGCGCGTTTCCATCTGGTCGGCCACTCAATGGGTGGGGGAATCGCCATGCAATACGCCATCGATCACGCCGAGCGGATCTTCTCCCTCACGCTGGTTGACCCGCTCTCGCCCTATGGGTTCGGCGGCACGAAGGATCCGGAGGGCACGCCGTGCTGGCCGGACTATGCGGGCTCGGGGGGTGGGACGGCGAACCCGGAGTTCGTGCGCCGGCTGGCGGCAGGGGATCGAAGCGATGAGAGCGATTTCTCCCCACGTCGCGTGCTCCGCGCCTTCTATGGGAAAGCGCCCTTCCTTCATCCCCGGGAGGACATCCTGGTGGAATCGATGGTGCGCACCGCTGTGGGCGAGGAGAACTATCCCGGCGATTTCCAGATCTCCGCTAACTGGCCGGGAATCGCTCCCGGAACCCGCGGGGTGAACAACGCCATGAGCCCGAAGTATTGCAACCTGAGCGCCCTGGCGGCGATCGACCCCAAGCCGCCTATCCTCTGGATCCGGGGGGCGGAGGATGTCATCGTCTCGGATCATTCCCTGTTTGATTTCGGCTACCTTGGATCCATCGGCCTCGTCCCCGGCTGGCCCGGAGAGGCAATCTATCCCCCTCAGCCGATGGTCGCCCAGACCCGCCGGGTGCTGGAGCGGTATGAGGCGGCCGGAGGCCGATATCAGGAGGAAGAGATCCCCGAGGCTGGCCACACCCCTTATCTGGAGCGCCCGGAGGTCTTCCAGGAGATCCTCCACGCTTGGTTGAGGAGGTGA
- a CDS encoding sensor histidine kinase: MRSGETIEPGEPVRVAARELLRLAIAWLGAERGWIAAHPGWLGAAETLLAGAREPEAAGACFVRRFPLKEEGVEIGELGLIWTREPNPEPDASAMPALLRTAAALLRLAREQQASRRLLHVQEQELCRIVLDIHDGPVQDIFAALSQIQLLLRAGPRGRATRRRLEQAARLLERSLTEIRTFIGAFRPPEFEHRPLLAMVHGLILQHEVLTGHEVHLEVEGNLPAPPLPVKIALYRLLQEALNNAARYAGVSRYTVRLRGEPHGLWLEVRDEGQGFDPGRYLENPSPEAMRHFGLRGMRDRAELLGGRFEIESAPGRGTSIRVWLPC; this comes from the coding sequence ATGCGCTCAGGGGAGACCATCGAGCCGGGAGAGCCGGTGCGGGTGGCGGCCCGGGAGCTGCTCCGGCTGGCGATCGCATGGCTCGGCGCGGAGCGCGGCTGGATCGCTGCTCATCCCGGCTGGCTGGGAGCGGCGGAAACGCTCCTGGCGGGAGCGAGGGAGCCTGAGGCGGCCGGGGCCTGTTTCGTCCGCCGGTTCCCGCTCAAGGAGGAGGGTGTGGAGATCGGCGAGCTGGGGCTGATCTGGACCCGGGAGCCGAACCCGGAACCCGATGCTTCTGCCATGCCCGCCCTCCTTCGAACGGCGGCGGCCCTCCTTCGGCTGGCGCGGGAGCAGCAGGCCTCCCGTCGCCTGCTTCACGTCCAGGAGCAGGAGCTCTGCCGCATCGTCCTGGACATCCACGACGGCCCGGTCCAGGATATCTTCGCCGCTCTCTCCCAGATCCAGCTGCTGCTGCGCGCCGGACCACGGGGTCGGGCGACGCGCCGTCGCCTGGAGCAGGCGGCCCGGCTTCTGGAGCGCTCCCTCACCGAGATCCGCACCTTCATCGGGGCCTTCCGCCCCCCGGAGTTCGAACACCGCCCGCTGCTGGCGATGGTCCACGGCCTGATCCTCCAGCACGAAGTCCTCACCGGCCACGAGGTCCATCTGGAGGTGGAAGGGAATCTCCCCGCGCCCCCGCTCCCGGTCAAGATCGCCCTCTACCGGCTGCTCCAGGAGGCGTTGAACAACGCGGCCCGCTACGCCGGTGTCTCCCGCTACACCGTCCGCTTGCGCGGCGAGCCCCACGGGCTCTGGCTGGAGGTGCGCGATGAAGGCCAGGGGTTCGATCCGGGTCGCTATTTGGAGAACCCCTCCCCCGAGGCCATGCGCCACTTCGGGCTGCGGGGCATGCGGGATCGGGCGGAGCTGCTGGGCGGACGGTTCGAGATCGAGAGCGCCCCGGGCCGCGGAACCTCCATCCGGGTGTGGCTGCCATGCTGA
- a CDS encoding 3-hydroxybutyrate dehydrogenase encodes MGRVAVVTGAASGIGRAIAERLARGGDQVVVADIQAERGQAVARSIGGLFLCLDLRRREDCRRLIAETLERFGALHILINNAGFQHIDPIEAFPEEIWEAMLAVMLTAPFLLIKYAWPAMKAQRWGRIVNIASIHGLVASPFKSAYVAAKHGLIGLTRVAALEGGPYGITANAICPAYVRTPLVENQIQDQARMRGLPPEEVVEKIMLEPAAIRRLIEPEEVAALVAYLCSEEASAVTGAAWTIDLGWTAR; translated from the coding sequence ATGGGGCGGGTGGCCGTGGTGACCGGGGCGGCGAGCGGGATCGGGCGGGCCATCGCCGAGCGGCTGGCCCGGGGTGGGGATCAGGTGGTGGTCGCCGACATCCAGGCGGAGCGCGGGCAGGCGGTGGCCCGCTCCATCGGGGGTCTTTTCCTCTGCCTCGACTTGCGCCGCCGCGAGGATTGCCGCCGCCTCATCGCGGAGACTCTGGAGCGCTTCGGAGCCCTGCACATCCTGATCAACAACGCGGGCTTCCAGCACATCGACCCCATCGAGGCGTTCCCAGAGGAGATTTGGGAGGCCATGCTGGCCGTGATGCTGACCGCCCCCTTCCTGCTCATCAAATATGCCTGGCCGGCTATGAAAGCTCAGCGCTGGGGGCGGATCGTGAACATCGCCTCGATCCACGGCCTGGTGGCCTCGCCCTTCAAGAGCGCCTATGTGGCCGCCAAACACGGCCTGATCGGCCTCACCCGTGTGGCGGCCCTGGAGGGAGGACCTTACGGCATCACGGCGAACGCGATCTGCCCCGCCTACGTGCGCACCCCCTTGGTGGAGAACCAGATTCAGGATCAGGCACGGATGCGAGGGCTTCCCCCCGAAGAGGTGGTGGAGAAGATCATGCTGGAGCCGGCGGCCATCCGTCGCCTGATCGAGCCTGAGGAGGTGGCCGCCCTGGTCGCCTATCTGTGCTCCGAGGAGGCCTCGGCGGTCACCGGGGCCGCCTGGACCATCGACCTGGGCTGGACAGCTCGTTGA
- a CDS encoding long-chain-fatty-acid--CoA ligase — protein sequence MYGVGYWIYKHAHLHPNREALVTPTSRYTYGALNREANRAAHALQAMGLREGDRIGILSMNDPRFLFLLFGAAKIGLIVVPLNYRLAVPELLYQIQDAGVRILFVGLEQASMIEPLRAQGSLEEVVVLAEEPVEGALPYVSWVAGHPEHEPGNPLSWDLPLLIVYTSGTTGRPKGAVLTHANQFWNAMNDIIALRITAEDTTLTLLPLVHVGGIGLFTLPTLLVGGRVVMPRRFDPDEALRLIEQERVTIVMGVPTIFQMLLSSPLFDRTDLSSVRAFYNGGDRCPLEVVEAFRKRGLPFGGGYGLTETSPTAFMLEPEEFEHGTRSLGFIGKPAFFTEARIVTPEGHEAKPGEVGELWLRGPNIFSGYWNLPEATMDALRDGWFRTGDLAYRDEKGFTYIVGRLKEMFKSGGLNVYPAEVEAVLAQHPAVQEVCVIGVPDPKWGEVGRAVVVLRPGWKVEPEELLAWCEGRLARYKIPRSVVFVEALPRNALGKIVRSEVKALYGEAS from the coding sequence ATGTATGGCGTTGGCTACTGGATTTATAAGCATGCCCATCTTCATCCCAATCGGGAGGCATTGGTTACGCCAACCAGCCGTTATACCTATGGAGCGCTGAATCGTGAGGCGAATCGCGCAGCGCATGCGTTGCAAGCCATGGGTCTGCGGGAAGGGGATCGAATAGGAATACTCTCCATGAACGATCCCCGTTTCCTGTTCTTGCTTTTCGGTGCCGCCAAGATCGGGCTGATCGTGGTTCCGCTGAACTACCGTTTGGCTGTCCCAGAGCTTCTCTATCAGATCCAGGATGCAGGAGTGCGCATTCTGTTTGTGGGGCTCGAACAGGCTTCAATGATTGAGCCGCTTCGTGCTCAGGGCTCTCTGGAAGAAGTTGTCGTGCTTGCTGAAGAGCCGGTAGAAGGAGCTCTGCCTTATGTTTCCTGGGTCGCAGGCCACCCAGAGCATGAGCCTGGGAATCCTCTCTCCTGGGATCTTCCCCTTCTGATCGTCTACACCTCCGGAACCACGGGGCGTCCCAAAGGGGCGGTGTTGACACATGCTAACCAATTCTGGAACGCGATGAACGATATCATCGCCCTCCGTATCACAGCGGAGGACACAACCCTCACCCTTCTCCCTTTAGTTCATGTTGGAGGTATCGGCCTCTTCACTTTACCCACCTTGCTGGTGGGCGGACGTGTGGTGATGCCTCGGCGTTTTGATCCTGATGAGGCCCTTCGGTTGATCGAGCAGGAAAGGGTGACCATCGTGATGGGCGTGCCCACAATCTTTCAGATGCTACTCAGTTCGCCCCTCTTCGATCGAACGGATTTGTCCAGTGTGCGTGCTTTCTACAACGGCGGTGATCGCTGTCCGCTAGAGGTTGTGGAGGCCTTTCGAAAGCGGGGTTTGCCTTTCGGGGGTGGCTATGGGCTGACCGAGACGTCACCGACAGCGTTCATGCTGGAGCCGGAGGAATTCGAACATGGAACCCGGTCCCTGGGCTTCATCGGCAAGCCAGCCTTCTTCACCGAAGCTCGCATCGTAACCCCTGAAGGTCATGAAGCGAAGCCGGGCGAAGTCGGGGAGCTCTGGTTGCGTGGTCCCAACATCTTTTCTGGATACTGGAACCTCCCGGAAGCGACCATGGATGCTCTCCGGGATGGCTGGTTTCGGACAGGAGATCTGGCTTACCGTGATGAGAAGGGATTTACCTACATTGTTGGGCGTCTGAAAGAGATGTTTAAGAGCGGGGGTCTCAATGTATATCCAGCGGAGGTAGAAGCAGTGCTGGCGCAGCATCCTGCTGTTCAAGAGGTATGCGTCATTGGGGTGCCGGATCCGAAATGGGGAGAGGTGGGGCGGGCTGTGGTGGTTTTGCGTCCGGGTTGGAAAGTGGAGCCGGAGGAGTTGTTGGCCTGGTGTGAGGGGCGCCTGGCTCGTTATAAGATCCCCAGGTCCGTGGTTTTCGTTGAGGCTCTTCCTCGGAATGCACTGGGGAAAATCGTGCGTTCCGAAGTGAAGGCTCTTTATGGGGAGGCGTCATGA
- a CDS encoding substrate-binding domain-containing protein, giving the protein MKCYRLVGWMVLLLLAGACAAPAVPSPTPTAAPAPATPTVAPTPSPTPGKPLKIGLLTDRSGSLALYGPMLENGFMLGLEYATGGTMAVAGRPIQVIIRDNASDPEKGVAQARELIEAEGVEILVGAPSSGVTLAVQKVAEEHKVILIAEPAASPDITGKNFNPYTFRTSRTSVQDALTMGKALIEMGKTFVQIAPDYAFGHGSARAFYNVVKSLGGRFTINDTPEGAGTIFIPLETTDFTPYLQRVLDANAEVLIVTWAGAGFVPLFQQMQDLGIFQKMTVATGMGDNQSIASGYISAVGAVGVSVYHYTLPKNPVNDWLVKRHQEKFGTPPDLFTAGGMAAAIMVVEGLKKTNGDARAEALIPVFEGMTFQGPKGTYIIRPYDHVALQPMYLVRLKDPKDPQFRFFELIKEFSPEETAPPCMLEGPYQERCPKP; this is encoded by the coding sequence ATGAAGTGTTACCGTCTGGTAGGATGGATGGTTCTTCTGTTGCTGGCTGGGGCCTGCGCAGCGCCGGCGGTGCCCTCGCCGACGCCCACCGCGGCGCCTGCCCCGGCCACGCCCACGGTGGCCCCCACTCCATCCCCAACACCGGGCAAGCCGTTGAAGATCGGCCTGCTCACCGACCGCTCCGGCTCTCTGGCGCTCTATGGACCCATGCTGGAGAACGGCTTCATGCTGGGCCTGGAATACGCCACCGGCGGGACGATGGCGGTGGCGGGCCGCCCCATCCAGGTGATCATCCGCGACAATGCCAGCGACCCGGAGAAAGGGGTGGCCCAAGCCCGCGAGCTCATCGAGGCCGAGGGCGTGGAGATCTTAGTGGGAGCCCCCAGCTCCGGCGTCACCCTGGCCGTCCAGAAGGTGGCCGAGGAGCACAAAGTCATCCTGATCGCGGAGCCGGCGGCCAGCCCGGACATCACCGGCAAGAACTTCAATCCCTATACTTTCCGGACCAGCCGGACCAGCGTGCAGGATGCCCTGACGATGGGCAAGGCCCTGATCGAGATGGGCAAGACCTTTGTGCAGATCGCCCCGGATTACGCTTTCGGCCACGGCTCTGCCCGTGCTTTTTACAATGTGGTGAAAAGCCTGGGCGGCCGCTTCACCATCAATGACACCCCTGAGGGCGCAGGGACGATCTTCATCCCTCTGGAGACCACGGATTTCACCCCTTACCTCCAGCGGGTGCTGGATGCCAACGCGGAGGTCCTCATCGTGACCTGGGCCGGCGCAGGGTTTGTGCCGCTCTTTCAGCAGATGCAGGACCTGGGGATCTTCCAGAAGATGACGGTGGCCACCGGGATGGGGGACAACCAGAGCATCGCCTCTGGCTATATCTCCGCGGTGGGAGCGGTCGGCGTGAGTGTCTATCACTACACGTTGCCTAAGAACCCGGTCAACGACTGGCTGGTGAAACGTCACCAGGAGAAGTTCGGGACGCCGCCCGATCTCTTCACCGCGGGCGGCATGGCCGCGGCGATCATGGTCGTCGAGGGACTGAAGAAAACCAACGGCGATGCCCGGGCGGAGGCCCTGATCCCCGTCTTTGAGGGCATGACCTTCCAGGGCCCAAAGGGCACTTACATCATCCGTCCCTACGACCATGTCGCTCTGCAGCCGATGTATCTGGTCCGCCTGAAGGATCCCAAGGATCCCCAGTTCCGGTTCTTCGAGCTGATCAAGGAGTTCTCGCCGGAGGAGACAGCGCCGCCGTGCATGCTGGAGGGTCCCTATCAGGAGCGCTGTCCCAAACCGTAG
- a CDS encoding alpha/beta fold hydrolase, with protein sequence MPHVRVNDLQLFYVEQGRGEAVVFIPGLGGDHHLWHHQLPAFAQHFRAIALDPRGAGQSDKPDLPYTIEEMADDVAGLLEALGIERAHVVGASMGGFIAQMFALRHPHRLGRLILCCTSFGGPNVVPMPPESLAVFTQRTGDPATDLRRLWAVSVTERFLREHPEVLEEYVAWRVAHPQPLYAYQRQLAAALAFHVESRIHEIQAPVLIAHGMEDRVVPVENARRLHARIPGSRLVLFPEAGHLFFIERAEEFNRVAIAFLKGEEPSG encoded by the coding sequence ATGCCTCACGTGAGGGTGAATGACCTCCAGCTGTTCTATGTGGAGCAGGGCCGTGGGGAAGCAGTGGTCTTCATCCCCGGCCTGGGCGGCGACCATCATCTCTGGCATCACCAGTTGCCCGCTTTCGCCCAGCACTTCCGGGCCATCGCCCTTGACCCGCGGGGCGCGGGCCAGTCGGACAAACCCGACCTCCCTTACACCATTGAGGAGATGGCGGATGATGTGGCGGGGTTGCTGGAGGCCCTGGGGATCGAGAGGGCCCATGTCGTCGGCGCTTCCATGGGCGGCTTTATCGCCCAGATGTTCGCCCTGCGTCACCCGCATCGGCTCGGCCGGCTGATCCTCTGTTGCACCTCCTTCGGCGGCCCGAACGTGGTCCCCATGCCGCCTGAGAGCCTCGCCGTCTTCACCCAACGGACCGGCGATCCGGCGACAGACTTGCGGCGCTTGTGGGCGGTCTCTGTGACAGAACGATTCCTCCGTGAGCATCCTGAGGTCTTGGAGGAATATGTGGCCTGGCGGGTTGCTCATCCTCAGCCGCTTTATGCCTACCAGCGCCAGCTGGCCGCCGCCCTCGCCTTTCATGTGGAAAGCCGCATCCACGAGATCCAAGCCCCCGTCCTCATCGCCCATGGGATGGAAGATCGTGTGGTCCCGGTGGAGAACGCCCGACGGTTGCACGCGCGCATCCCGGGCAGCCGTCTGGTCCTCTTTCCGGAGGCGGGTCATCTCTTCTTCATTGAGCGGGCGGAGGAGTTCAACCGCGTGGCCATTGCCTTCCTAAAAGGAGAGGAGCCTTCAGGATGA
- a CDS encoding long-chain fatty acid--CoA ligase yields the protein MIPAVDWLAKRARLSPSRMALMEASTGRWISYAEWNRRVNRAANALGALGLRKGDILAVLSTNRLEYLDLLFACNKTGVILQALNTRLAVPELQALLQDIPPRALIYSGDLSEKAATLEDAASVMIALDEPVRGGHRVWEELLKQASDRPPDPVPLDLEDPWVLCYTGGTTGLPKAAILTYGTITWNAVNTVMSWGLRPDDVAILNAPLFHTGGLNVFTTPLVHIGGASILCAAFDPDQVFDLLERERVTLFFGVPTMFIRLQQHPRWERADFSRCRIVISGGAPCPMPVFERFFEKGVPFKTGYGLTEAGPNNFWLPDEKVRHKPGSVGSPLFHVEVRVVRDGREVGPGEVGELWIRGPHVIPGYWNRPEETARTIVGGWLRTGDLAMVDEEGDFYIVGRIKDVIISGGENIYPAEVESVMLGHPEVIEAALIGVPDPEWGEVGRAIVVRRPGSALTEEALLAYLRSQLAGYKIPKSVVFVEELPKTGAGKIDKNALRQRYGG from the coding sequence ATGATCCCGGCGGTTGATTGGCTGGCGAAACGGGCACGGCTCTCTCCCAGCCGGATGGCGTTGATGGAGGCATCCACCGGAAGGTGGATCTCGTATGCGGAGTGGAACCGGCGGGTCAACCGGGCAGCGAACGCCCTGGGCGCCCTGGGGCTGCGCAAAGGAGACATCCTCGCGGTCCTTTCCACGAATCGGCTGGAATATCTCGATCTGCTCTTCGCATGCAACAAGACCGGCGTGATCCTGCAGGCCCTTAACACGAGGCTGGCTGTCCCGGAGCTACAGGCTCTCTTGCAGGACATTCCTCCTCGCGCCCTGATCTACAGCGGGGATCTTTCCGAGAAAGCAGCCACGCTGGAGGATGCAGCCTCGGTGATGATCGCCCTGGACGAGCCCGTCCGAGGCGGGCATCGCGTGTGGGAGGAGCTGCTCAAGCAGGCCTCGGACCGGCCGCCGGATCCGGTTCCGCTGGATCTGGAGGATCCATGGGTGCTATGCTACACCGGTGGGACCACCGGGCTGCCGAAGGCGGCGATCCTCACTTACGGCACGATCACCTGGAACGCTGTCAACACGGTGATGAGCTGGGGACTTCGGCCCGACGACGTGGCTATCCTGAACGCCCCCCTTTTCCACACCGGCGGCCTTAATGTCTTCACCACCCCTCTGGTTCATATCGGTGGTGCCTCCATCCTCTGCGCAGCCTTCGATCCGGACCAGGTGTTCGATCTGCTGGAGCGGGAGCGGGTCACCCTTTTCTTCGGCGTGCCCACCATGTTCATCCGCCTGCAGCAGCATCCCCGGTGGGAACGGGCGGATTTCTCCCGCTGCCGTATTGTGATCAGCGGCGGTGCCCCGTGTCCGATGCCGGTTTTCGAGCGCTTTTTCGAGAAAGGGGTGCCCTTCAAGACCGGATACGGCCTGACCGAGGCCGGACCGAACAACTTCTGGTTGCCGGACGAGAAGGTCCGTCACAAGCCGGGCTCCGTTGGAAGCCCGCTCTTCCACGTCGAGGTCCGGGTGGTTCGGGACGGCCGGGAAGTCGGACCGGGTGAGGTGGGGGAGCTGTGGATCCGGGGCCCCCATGTAATCCCGGGCTACTGGAACCGGCCGGAGGAGACCGCGCGAACCATCGTGGGGGGCTGGTTGCGGACGGGGGATCTGGCCATGGTGGATGAGGAAGGAGATTTCTACATCGTCGGCCGGATCAAGGATGTGATCATCTCGGGAGGGGAGAACATCTACCCGGCGGAGGTGGAGAGCGTCATGCTGGGCCACCCCGAGGTGATCGAGGCCGCTCTCATCGGGGTGCCGGACCCGGAGTGGGGAGAGGTGGGACGGGCCATCGTGGTGCGCCGGCCGGGAAGCGCCCTGACGGAGGAAGCGCTCTTGGCCTATCTGCGCTCCCAGCTGGCAGGCTATAAGATCCCGAAATCCGTGGTCTTTGTGGAGGAGCTGCCGAAAACCGGTGCGGGGAAGATCGACAAGAATGCCCTCCGGCAACGATATGGAGGATAG
- a CDS encoding TetR/AcrR family transcriptional regulator, with protein MARAPVTVRGEQTRRRLLEAAEEVFGELGFRRASIAEIVRRAGVAQGTFYLYFDSKEEIFRALVRHMSHELRKFIAMAVAGLQDRLEIEREGYRAFFRFVLQHRFLYRIVLESQFVDEEVYREYYRRLAEGYARGLARAMEAGQIRRMDPETLAYCLMGIAHLLGMRWVLWENREPPEEVIEAAMDFIRHGIALPPKGAADASREGE; from the coding sequence ATGGCGCGAGCGCCGGTGACGGTTCGGGGAGAGCAGACCCGCCGCCGGTTGCTGGAGGCGGCGGAGGAAGTCTTCGGGGAGCTGGGGTTCCGCCGAGCCTCGATCGCTGAGATCGTCCGGCGCGCCGGGGTGGCCCAAGGCACCTTTTACCTCTATTTCGATTCCAAAGAGGAGATCTTCCGCGCTCTGGTCCGCCATATGAGCCATGAGCTCCGCAAGTTCATCGCGATGGCCGTGGCGGGCCTCCAGGATCGTCTGGAGATCGAGCGCGAGGGTTATCGGGCCTTTTTCCGCTTTGTCCTCCAGCACCGCTTTCTCTACCGCATCGTCCTGGAGAGCCAGTTCGTGGATGAGGAGGTGTATCGGGAATACTACCGGCGCCTGGCGGAGGGATATGCCCGGGGTCTGGCCCGAGCCATGGAGGCCGGTCAGATCCGCCGGATGGATCCGGAGACGCTGGCGTATTGCCTGATGGGGATCGCACATCTGCTGGGGATGCGCTGGGTGCTGTGGGAGAACCGGGAGCCCCCTGAGGAGGTGATCGAGGCCGCGATGGACTTCATCCGCCATGGCATTGCCCTTCCTCCGAAAGGAGCAGCGGATGCCTCACGTGAGGGTGAATGA
- a CDS encoding 3-oxoacyl-ACP synthase: MTVIGIAGLGVYLPERVMTARELAAASGIPEEVIRAKFGLNQKHIADVSGKGETVSMMAAEAGRRALQDAGISPEEVDALIYFGSMHKDYYVWLAAPRIQALLGARRAYAFEICGTSAGLPFAMKAARSMMLADPSLRHVLLVAASNESMLLDYTNHRARFMFNFGDGAAACLLRRDHPFNVVLESALRTDGRFAEFVRVPAGGSVLPPSHETVERRLHYFDVTDPVQMKAMLDPITLDHFVGVVREAIARSGCHGPDFLIPLHTKRSLFEALLSTLGLAESQAIYLSDYGHLSAADPLLGLYLAREAGRLRNGDVVVLLSAGTGYSWGATVLRWGGPHG; encoded by the coding sequence ATGACCGTGATCGGCATCGCCGGGCTGGGCGTTTATCTTCCGGAACGGGTGATGACCGCGAGGGAACTGGCTGCGGCCTCTGGCATACCCGAGGAGGTCATCCGCGCCAAGTTCGGTTTGAACCAGAAGCATATCGCGGATGTGTCGGGAAAGGGGGAGACGGTCTCCATGATGGCCGCCGAGGCCGGCCGACGCGCCCTCCAGGACGCCGGGATTTCACCGGAGGAGGTGGATGCCCTGATCTACTTCGGGAGCATGCACAAGGATTACTACGTGTGGCTGGCCGCGCCTCGCATCCAGGCGCTGCTGGGGGCCCGCCGGGCCTATGCCTTCGAGATCTGCGGGACCTCGGCCGGGCTCCCTTTCGCCATGAAGGCGGCTCGAAGCATGATGCTGGCCGATCCCTCCCTGCGCCACGTCCTGCTGGTAGCGGCCTCTAACGAGTCCATGCTCCTGGATTACACCAATCACCGCGCCCGCTTTATGTTCAACTTCGGCGACGGGGCGGCGGCCTGTTTGCTCCGGCGGGATCACCCCTTCAACGTGGTGCTGGAATCCGCATTGCGCACCGACGGCCGTTTCGCCGAGTTCGTGCGGGTCCCGGCGGGCGGCTCCGTGCTCCCGCCCAGCCATGAGACCGTGGAGCGGCGCCTGCATTATTTCGATGTCACGGATCCGGTCCAGATGAAGGCCATGCTGGATCCCATCACCCTCGATCATTTCGTAGGAGTGGTACGGGAGGCCATCGCTCGGAGCGGATGTCACGGCCCCGATTTCCTGATCCCGCTGCACACCAAGCGCTCCCTCTTCGAGGCCCTGCTCTCTACTCTGGGTTTAGCGGAATCCCAGGCGATCTACCTTTCGGATTACGGGCATCTTTCCGCAGCGGATCCCCTGCTCGGTCTTTACCTGGCGCGAGAGGCGGGCCGCCTGCGGAACGGCGATGTGGTGGTGCTGCTGAGCGCCGGCACGGGATACTCTTGGGGTGCCACCGTGCTCCGGTGGGGAGGTCCTCATGGTTGA
- a CDS encoding response regulator transcription factor yields the protein MLKGKSGLPRRIRVVLADDHPLVLEGLRAMLRAEEDMEVVAAVTDGAELIPIVERHRPDVVVLDLQMPGLSGWDCLEAIRRASPGTRVLILTAFGDGEFIQMAIEREADGFVLKTEPPQQTLTAIRQVAQGHLVFPQAARRWLSRRIPEGLGALTAREREILALVAEGLSNAQIARRLGVRVATVKFHLQNIFQKLGVRNRTEAARFYLTARSGRIPPEQSS from the coding sequence ATGCTGAAAGGGAAGAGCGGGCTTCCCCGTCGGATCCGGGTCGTGCTGGCCGACGATCACCCCCTCGTCCTGGAGGGCTTGCGCGCCATGCTCCGGGCCGAGGAGGACATGGAAGTCGTTGCGGCGGTGACCGATGGGGCGGAGCTGATCCCCATCGTGGAGCGCCATCGCCCGGATGTGGTGGTGCTGGATCTCCAGATGCCCGGCCTCTCGGGATGGGATTGTCTGGAGGCCATCCGCCGGGCCAGCCCCGGAACCCGGGTGCTCATTCTCACCGCCTTCGGGGACGGGGAGTTCATCCAGATGGCCATCGAGCGCGAAGCCGATGGCTTCGTGTTGAAGACGGAGCCGCCCCAGCAGACCCTCACAGCCATCCGGCAGGTCGCCCAGGGCCATCTGGTCTTCCCCCAGGCCGCGCGCCGCTGGCTCAGCCGGCGGATCCCGGAAGGGCTGGGGGCCCTCACCGCACGCGAGCGCGAGATCCTGGCTCTGGTAGCGGAGGGTCTGAGCAACGCCCAGATCGCCCGACGCCTCGGCGTCCGGGTGGCCACAGTGAAGTTCCACCTGCAGAACATCTTCCAGAAGCTGGGCGTGCGCAATCGGACGGAGGCCGCCCGCTTCTACCTCACCGCCCGCTCCGGCCGGATTCCTCCAGAGCAATCCTCCTAA
- a CDS encoding MaoC family dehydratase: protein MVELRVGATASRTKTVTRADVEAFAALTGDDNPLHLDEEFARNTRFGRPIAHGMLVAGLISAVLGRILPGPGTIYLRQTLEFLRPVYLGDTVTAVVEVVRIREDKPVITLATRCLNQHGEEVLRGEAVVLAPGGDPRRPADDQRT, encoded by the coding sequence ATGGTTGAGCTGCGGGTTGGTGCCACCGCCTCGCGGACGAAGACGGTCACTCGCGCGGATGTAGAGGCCTTCGCTGCGCTGACCGGGGACGATAATCCGTTGCATCTGGATGAGGAGTTCGCCCGAAACACCCGCTTCGGCCGGCCCATCGCCCACGGGATGCTGGTGGCGGGGCTGATCTCCGCCGTCCTGGGGCGGATATTGCCGGGTCCGGGGACGATCTACCTCCGCCAGACTTTGGAGTTCCTCCGGCCGGTCTACCTCGGTGACACGGTCACCGCGGTGGTGGAGGTGGTCCGAATCCGAGAGGACAAGCCGGTGATCACCCTGGCGACACGCTGCCTCAACCAGCACGGCGAGGAGGTGCTGCGCGGGGAAGCGGTCGTTCTGGCTCCGGGAGGCGATCCTCGGCGTCCTGCCGATGATCAGCGAACCTGA